The following proteins are co-located in the Phaeodactylum tricornutum CCAP 1055/1 chromosome 2, whole genome shotgun sequence genome:
- a CDS encoding predicted protein yields MGSGNDYSSSKGTRSSIGRRQSRLAMSKLHEAVPKSPTHVLMDPSVTKLALDDRMRRDYLSQRFQAYQRARPPKNNSEIPADEEFWCGATSVERSLVQCCESSRGVADDDDVVPGALAKDKVLRFVGLVAAHCHTLVTRSISLNILERGLEADEKDPPIPVEPKDESPETAAKTTRTTRLAASHSASPEAVASADEHAVTLPSIPTWMEYARITSFLEAGGLRLLSQWLVDCTTPGPTPPPVKPPPGSKPPTRKEPAPPVYSKPSATSPLLLPLLIFLRRIPFNRQAVTESKINKHIRRISKTVNIIVKQAQDRSASSRKPPIAQVTDILTGPTPIVEVQAALNELKETWEAKSQAATAFAIPLDPFAALRAQIQERVSQVAQFEKGEISRPHWWTNEPTGAPAKKRPRISTEQMARKERENEKAALMRESLKQAAAERAKLLKKLRELKHKQSEGMAHESKHLMRRRVQWKDAMGPTSLQRNRAVLEEVFIFTKDKIESKESSATAMPAEAAESSSVETPTETETSDIFE; encoded by the coding sequence ATGGGCTCTGGGAACGACTATTCGTCATCGAAGGGAACGAGGTCCTCCATTGGTCGACGGCAGTCGAGATTGGCCATGTCTAAGCTGCATGAGGCAGTTCCGAAATCACCGACGCACGTCTTGATGGATCCCAGCGTCACGAAACTCGCGCTAGACGATCGAATGCGTAGGGACTATCTGAGCCAACGGTTTCAGGCCTATCAGCGAGCCCGACCCCCGAAGAATAACTCGGAGATCCCCGCTGACGAAGAATTCTGGTGTGGAGCGACTTCGGTGGAGCGCTCTTTGGTGCAATGTTGTGAATCGTCGCGCGGGGTGgctgacgacgacgatgtggTACCGGGAGCGCTGGCGAAAGACAAGGTTTTGCGCTTTGTGGGTCTGGTTGCCGCACACTGCCATACTCTGGTGACTCGGTCTATTTCCCTGAATATTCTCGAACGAGGGCTGGAAGCGGATGAAAAGGATCCTCCCATTCCGGTAGAACCGAAAGATGAGTCCCCCGAGACGGCAGCAAAGACAACTCGAACTACCCGACTGGCCGCTTCGCATTCCGCTTCGCCCGAGGCCGTCGCGTCCGCGGACGAGCATGCGGTGACCCTGCCCAGCATACCGACTTGGATGGAATATGCTCGGATCACATCGTTCTTGGAAGCGGGAGGCTTGAGATTACTTTCCCAATGGCTTGTGGACTGTACCACTCCGGGTCCAACACCACCGCCAGTGAAGCCTCCACCAGGATCCAAACCCCCAACAAGGAAAGAACCGGCGCCTCCCGTGTACAGTAAACCATCAGCGACCAGTCCATTGCTGTTACCGCTTCTGATCTTTCTGCGGCGAATACCCTTCAATCGACAAGCCGTGACGGAATCCAAAATCAACAAACACATTCGCCGCATCAGTAAAACGGTGAATATTATCGTCAAACAGGCTCAAGACCGTTCCGCTTCGTCCCGCAAACCCCCAATAGCTCAAGTGACGGATATTTTGACGGGGCCGACTCCTATCGTGGAAGTACAGGCAGCTTTGAACGAACTCAAAGAAACGTGGGAAGCCAAATCCCAGGCGGCGACGGCGTTTGCTATTCCGTTGGATCCGTTCGCCGCGCTACGGGCACAAATCCAGGAACGCGTCTCTCAGGTAGCACAGTTTGAAAAGGGGGAAATATCCCGTCCGCATTGGTGGACCAACGAACCGACCGGAGCTCCGGCCAAGAAACGTCCGCGGATAAGTACGGAACAAATGGCCCGGAAGGAAcgcgaaaacgaaaaagcggCACTCATGCGGGAAAGCTTAAAACAAGCCGCCGCGGAGCGTGCGAAACTGCTGAAAAAGTTACGGGAACTCAAACACAAGCAATCGGAAGGAATGGCACACGAAAGTAAACACTTGATGCGAAGGAGGGTCCAGTGGAAGGATGCCATGGGTCCGACATCACTACAAAGGAATCGAGCAGTTCTAGAAGAAGTGTTTATCTTTACCAAAGATAAGATTGAGAGTAAGGAATCCTCCGCGACCGCAATGCCCGCGGAAGCGGCAGAATCCTCATCCGTTGAAACTCCTACCGAGACCGAAACGAGCGACATATTCGAATAG
- a CDS encoding predicted protein has translation VDGTLLTSAHDLHPITTRAVQDAVEAAFSPVHPLLYVFPATGKSRQGALDSLGPELGPLFAQCPGVFIQGLYVVDAAGNVIYEEKLSLDEVAAVEKLAQELDVSVFGYDGDTMFCSKHTKSSHIRDFHAKYGEPKATVLESLTSHKVSFHKCLLMDDNVDMLSDKVRPRLEELARQYSAEVTQAVPTMLEVLPSGCSKALGVEKLCDHLGLYMHADLLAIGDAENDVGMLRKAAVGIAVGNAVPTAQGAASVVLDETNDQGGAGIAMELFGLGKLL, from the coding sequence GTGGATGGGACCCTGTTGACGTCGGCGCACGACTTGCATCCCATCACGACTCGCGCGGTACAGGACGCTGTGGAAGCCGCCTTTTCGCCCGTGCATCCATTATTATACGTCTTCCCCGCGACGGGAAAGTCCCGACAAGGAGCCCTCGACAGTCTCGGTCCGGAACTTGGTCCATTATTCGCACAGTGTCCCGGCGTCTTTATTCAAGGACTgtacgtcgtcgacgccgcgGGCAACGTCATTTACGAAGAAAAATTGTCGTTGGACGAAGTAGCCGCCGTCGAGAAACTTGCACAGGAACTTGACGTATCTGTCTTTGGATACGACGGTGATACCATGTTTTGCAGCAAGCATACGAAATCCTCACACATTCGAGATTTTCACGCCAAATACGGGGAACCCAAAGCCACCGTCCTGGAGTCCCTCACGTCACACAAAGTCAGCTTTCACAAGTGTTTACTCATGGACGACAACGTCGACATGCTCAGTGACAAAGTGCGACCTCGGCTTGAAGAATTAGCGCGACAGTACAGCGCGGAAGTCACACAGGCTGTCCCAACCATGCTCGAAGTATTGCCGTCCGGTTGTTCGAAGGCACTCGGGGTTGAAAAATTGTGCGATCATCTCGGTCTGTACATGCACGCTGATTTGCTCGCCATTGGTGATGCCGAGAACGACGTCGGCATGCTACGAAAGGCGGCTGTGGGGATTGCCGTCGGCAACGCTGTACCAACTGCACAAGGCGCGGCCAGTGTCGTGTTGGACGAAACCAATGATCAAGGTGGTGCCGGTATCGCCATGGAACTTTTCGGTCTCGGCAAACTGCTGTAA
- the CPN60_2 gene encoding nuclear-encoded-like protein of chloroplast gro (47% identity with plastid groEL suggests a copy recently transferred to nucleus.), protein MLLLATTSSSAFVPQSSSKPSFALHAKKVSFKEDSRRALVAGINKVADAVRVTLGPKGRNVVLERNYGAPEIVNDGVTIAREISLRDPEENVGARLIQEVAAKSDSKAGDGTTTSTIMTQALVNNGMRAVTAGVSPVGLNRGLRKAARIIADEITAIATPVSGIEDLKNVATIASGSIEMGRIIAQAADKVGDTGSTVVEESQTLIDEIEFTEGLTIDRGYISPYFVKDQERQVAELVNPKILVTDAKIDDVNDIVPLLEQLVKTKDPLLIIAEDVTGEALSALVVNKMRGVLDVVAIKAPGFGNRRREYTQDIAIATGASFVAEELGITLDSVTIDMLGTADRIVVGKEQTTIVTDGKQQEAIDARIAQLRREEETAETDYDADKCRERVASLGGGIARIKVGAATETELKDKKLRYEDALNSVQSARELGIVPGGGACLAHLQITLKEKIMDAMETEDERQGALIMIKAMAYPAMQVAENAGIEGAVVLAKIQNLCEEKGFGYGWDAGSMEYCDLMERGIIDPAKVTINAIENSASVAGLVLTTECLVTEIPIQMSEEDKQRMFDQQNMAAGMGPGIS, encoded by the exons ATGTTGCTGTTGGCGACtacttcttcgtcggcgttTGTCCCGCAGTCGTCGTCAAAACCTTCCTTTGCCCTGCACGCCAAAAAGGTGAGCTTTAAAGAAGATTCACGCCGAGCACTCGTGGCAGGAATCAACAAAGTGGCCGATGCGGTCCGTGTCACGCTAGGTCCCAAGGGACGGAACGTTGTCCTCGAACGCAACTACGGCGCCCCCGAAATCGTCAACGACGGGGTTACCATTGCTCGCGAAATCAGTCTCCGGGACCCGGAAGAAAACGTCGGAGCTCGGCTCATTCAAGAAGTCGCCGCCAAGTCCGACAGCAAGGCCGGAGACGGAACCACCACGTCCACCATTATGACCCAAGCGCTCGTCAACAACGGGATGCGAGCCGTTACGGCTGGTGTCAGTCCGGTGGGCTTGAACCGAGGCTTGCGCAAGGCGGCACGAATCATTGCCGACGAGATTACGGCGATTGCTACG CCCGTCTCGGGCATTGAAGATCTCAAGAACGTCGCCACCATTGCGTCAGGATCCATTGAAATGGGACGCATCATTGCCCAAGCGGCGGACAAGGTGGGGGACACTGGCTCCACCGTGGTGGAAGAATCACAGACTCTGATCGACGAGATTGAGTTTACCGAAGGTTTGACTATTGATCGCGGCTACATCTCGCCGTACTTTGTCAAGGACCAGGAACGTCAGGTCGCCGAACTCGTCAACCCCAAAATCCTCGTTACCGACGCTAAGATCGACGACGTCAACGATATTGTGCCGCTCCTCGAACAACTCGTCAAGACCAAGGATCCACTGCTCATCATCGCCGAAGACGTCACTGGTGAAGCACTGTCAGCCTTGGTAGTCAACAAGATGCGTGGTGTTTTGGATGTCGTTGCCATTAAAGCCCCTGGTTTCGGCAACCGCCGACGAGAATACACCCAAGATATTGCTATTGCCACCGGAGCATCCTTCGTCGCCGAGGAACTCGGTATTACCCTAGATTCGGTCACAATCGACATGCTGGGTACCGCCGATCGTATCGTTGTGGGTAAGGAACAGACAACCATTGTTACGGAcggaaaacaacaagaagccATTGATGCCCGTATCGCCCAACTGCGTCGGGAAGAAGAAACTGCCGAAACTGATTACGATGCCGACAAGTGCCGGGAGCGGGTGGCCTCGCTCGGCGGAGGTATTGCCAGAATCAAGGTCGGTGCCGCGACAGAAACCGAGCtcaaggacaagaaattgcGTTACGAGGATGCCTTGAATTCCGTTCAGAGTGCCCGTGAGCTCGGGATCGTACCTGGAGGTGGGGCCTGTTTGGCGCATTTGCAAATCACcttgaaagaaaaaattatggacgccatggaaacTGAAGACGAACGTCAGGGTGCCCTAATTATGATCAAGGCTATGGCATACCCTGCCATGCAAGTGGCCGAGAATGCCGGTATTGAAGGTGCCGTTGTACTCGCTAAGATTCAAAATTTGTGCGAAGAAAAGGGTTTCGGATATGGCTGGGATGCTGGTTCTATGGAATACTGTGACTTGATGGAACGTGGTATCATTGATCCGGCCAAGGTCACAATCAATGCCATTGAAAACTCGGCGTCCGTCGCGGGTCTCGTTCTGACGACGGAATGCTTGGTAACCGAAATTCCCATTCAAATGAGCGAGGAGGACAAGCAGCGAATGTTTGATCAACAAAACATGGCGGCCGGTATGGGGCCCGGTATTTCGTAA
- a CDS encoding predicted protein, producing MSGADALAAASAIAAETLVIVRRADSTTDDPSATLGADADQDSDEVYTAAGIPTEGGFVTYLGPSRQEWEQFSKGAYAQEYGIIQEIRKAGYSIPIALEEQEDDDVVTAEDEERLSKIPKIDKVTDTLTGLEDTEQAENEDRFTKLLIHTNHGSAAEPVAELCFAVGTVFLRCRSIEDRNPLRRIVDTAYRTIELPHARVTIPFSNESLEQEYQLQAVTGGSIEDLVTRLELFHHGKVVSQCVCTYRTSTRRSSGPTIVGMETAKEWRGRGLASALLEATALYYTRLFRSVPVPEKGAPVRIFVDTAANPSAFAWFRQRGFFRGHGDTEGELSVPLGNYKANVTDL from the coding sequence ATGAGTGGGGCGGATGCGCTAGCCGCCGCCTCGGCCATTGCCGCGGAAACCCTCGTAATCGTTCGTCGCGCGGACTCTACCACCGACGATCCGTCCGCAACGCTGGGTGCGGATGCGGATCAGGATAGTGACGAAGTATATACAGCGGCGGGAATTCCTACAGAAGGCGGTTTCGTTACGTATTTGGGACCGTCGCGACAAGAATGGGAACAATTCTCGAAAGGAGCCTACGCACAAGAATACGGCATCATTCAAGAGATTCGCAAGGCCGGATACAGTATCCCGATCGCCTTGGAGGAACAAGAGGATGACGACGTGGTGACGGCAGAAGACGAAGAGAGGCTTTCTAAAATACCCAAGATAGACAAGGTTACGGATACGTTGACCGGGTTAGAAGACACTGAACAAGCAGAGAACGAAGATCGCTTTACCAAGCTTCTGATTCACACCAACCATGGTAGTGCGGCGGAACCGGTGGCGGAACTGTGCTTTGCGGTCGGCACGGTCTTTTTGCGTTGCCGATCAATCGAGGACCGGAATCCGCTCCGACGGATTGTCGATACCGCGTACAGGACGATTGAGCTGCCGCACGCGCGAGTAACAATCCCGTTCTCGAACGAGTCACTCGAGCAAGAGTACCAATTGCAAGCCGTTACGGGAGGAAGTATAGAAGACCTCGTCACACGATTGGAACTCTTCCACCACGGCAAGGTTGTTTCTCAATGCGTCTGTACGTACCGAACCAGTACCAGACGATCGTCCGGTCCGACcattgttggaatggaaacAGCCAAGGAATGGCGCGGTCGCGGCCTGGCCAGTGCCTTACTGGAAGCAACGGCATTGTATTACACCCGTCTTTTTCGGAGCGTACCGGTGCCCGAAAAAGGAGCGCCGGTACGTATATTCGTCGACACCGCGGCGAATCCGTCGGCATTCGCCTGGTTCCGACAACGAGGGTTTTTCCGGGGCCATGGTGATACGGAAGGGGAACTTAGTGTGCCGTTAGGAAACTACAAAGCGAATGTCACAGATTTATAG
- a CDS encoding predicted protein yields the protein CPKSGTPQMVQAYLDDDEQEDFFCCAFAGRSLLCVGGFRRGIRVIDVHRNRLLATLVGHGDQIYDLQVCPVDEWVLASASRDESIRVWNLRTCTTVAILGGHGGHRDAVISVAWHPLGHYLASSGMDTTVKLWDVREPTTTSQAIAVSHRQARRAFLRNIQELTEPARQQFPIFSTNQVHTHCVDCVRFVGDLILSKSTENKIILWKPLLTLENTSSSSLSSILLNPPQEILHLRTFEYTHSDYWYFRFATDPMGKYLAVGTGKGQIFVWNLAEHKRPAEILSLRYPDTQLIRCVSFSDDGQILVASTDNGVLWKWDI from the exons TGTCCCAAAAGTGGAACCCCGCAAATGGTCCAAGCCTATTTAGATGACGACGAACAGGAAGATTTTTTTTGTTGCGCCTTTGCGGGTCGGAGT CTACTCTGCGTCGGAGGATTTCGTCGGGGCATTCGCGTCATTGACGTGCACCGGAATCGGCTACTCGCCACCTTGGTCGGTCACGGCGACCAAATTTACGATTTGCAAGTCTGTCCCGTCGACGAATGGGTTCTGGCCAGTGCCTCCCGGGACGAAAGTATTCGGGTTTGGAATCTCCGTACCTGCACCACCGTCGCCATCTTGGGGGGACACGGTGGTCACCGGGACGCCGTCATTAGCGTAGCCTGGCATCCCTTGGGGCATTACCTGGCGAGTTCGGGGATGGATACCACCGTCAAGCTATGGGACGTGCGGGAACCCACAACAACGTCTCAGGCGATTGCAGTATCCCACCGCCAAGCGCGACGCGCCTTCTTACGCAACATTCAGGAGCTTACCGAACCGGCCCGTCAACAATTTCCCATCTTTTCAACGAATCAGGTGCACACACACTGTGTGGACTGCGTTCGCTTTGTGGGGGATTTGATCCTATCCAAGtccaccgaaaacaaaatcatCTTGTGGAAGCCACTCTTGACGTTGGAGAAcacttcttcatcgtcgcttTCATCTATACTGCTCAATCCACCCCAGGAGATCCTCCATCTGCGTACGTTCGAATACACTCATTCGGATTACTGGTACTTTCGCTTCGCTACCGATCCCATGGGCAAGTATTTGGCCGTCGGAACTGGCAAAGGACAAATCTTTGTCTGGAATTTGGCTGAGCACAAGCGTCCGGCCGAAATTTTGTCTCTACGGTATCCCGACACTCAACTGATTCGATGTGTTTCCTTTTCCGATGACGGCCAGATTCTGGTCGCTTCGACCGACAATGGGGTGTTGTGGAAATGGGATATC
- a CDS encoding prephenate dehydrogenase (expressed protein probably contains signal ER presequence and it seems to be targeted to plastid), with the protein MRPPKRGRKLLLLLLIFLGSVCLAFSNVGSSNIPNSNLPREQQRPHTAGMPSITKRRKVCVTLMTPNNDGTSNSKELFQAGKLEELKQKEAELASLLAAVRREKLSALRSRPLTIGVVGFGRFGQFIARTFAKYGRVVVTSRSDYTEIASGMGVTYVPLSDPEAFLDEGLDVIVLAVSILFFTETCDILCTHPMFGPDSGKNGWMGLNFVYEKTRIDKVVLEPGTYKLEKGGADGLNDMSNDAFTDGQGRVHSVHEDSEAHIEGVDRMERFLSIWEEEGCRMVRMNCQEHDAYAANSQFITHLMGRILGSQGLAKTPIDTSGFESVLKLVGSTTADSFELFYGLYKYNGNSVATINQLRAALDDVVRDLKAKEEEEQSKSVNDATTLESVPKGKA; encoded by the exons ATGAGACCACCGAAACGAGGTAGAAAACTGCTGCTACTCTTGTTGATTTTTTTGGGAAGCGTTTGCCTGGCCTTTTCCAACGTGGGAAGCTCAAACATTCCGAATAGCAACCTCCCGAGAGAGCAGCAACGTCCACACACTGCAGGCATGCCGTCGATTACCAAACGACGAAAGGTATGCGTCACTCTGATGACACCCAACAATGACGGAACGAGCAATAGCAAGGAACTATTCCAGGCTGGGAAATTAGAAGAGTTGAAACAGAAGGAGGCCGAGCTCGCTTCGTTACTGGCAGCGGTTCGTCGCGAAAAGCTATCCGCCCTGCGGTCACGACCTTTGACTATTGGAGTGGTTGGTTTTGGTCGGTTTGGACAGTTCATCGCCAGAACTTTTGCCAAATATGGACGAGTCGTGGTCACGTCCCGGTCCGATTACACCGAAATCGCGTCCGGGATGGGAGTCACATACGTGCCGTTGTCCGACCCGGAAGCCTTTTTGGACGAGGGACTCGACGTGATTGTGCTAGCCGTTAGCATTCT ATTTTTTACCGAAACCTGTGATATCCTCTGTACCCATCCCATGTTTGGTCCAGATTCGGGTAAGAACGGTTGGATGGGCTTGAACTTTGTCTATGAGAAAACCCGCATCGACAAGGTTGTACTCGAACCCGGTACTTACAAGCTTGAAAAAGGAGGCGCCGACGGCCTGAATGACATGTCCAACGATGCCTTCACGGACGGCCAGGGCAGAGTGCACTCGGTCCATGAAGACAGTGAAGCGCACATTGAAGGAGTCGATCGAATGGAGCGATTCTTGTCGATTTGGGAAGAAGAAGGCTGTCGGATGGTCCGCATGAACTGCCAGGAACATGATGCCTACGCTGCAAACTCACAGTTCATTACTCATCTCATGGGCCGAATTTTGGGGTCGCAAGGCCTTGCCAAAACACCCATTGATACCTCTGGATTTGAGTCGGTTTTAAAACTGGTAGGGAGTACGACAGCGGACAGCTTTGAACTCTTTTACGGACTTTACAAATACAATGGGAATAGTGTGGCTACCATCAATCAACTGCGAGCCGCCTTGGATGATGTCGTACGCGATCtcaaagccaaggaagaggaggaacAAAGCAAGTCAGTGAATGACGCTACCACACTAGAAAGCGTTCCAAAAGGCAAAGCATAA
- a CDS encoding predicted protein: MSGYEAPPWAVKPSVSSGWKLIEIKSGVQVNAYILDQQPCTLLGRAADQVDVVLSHESCSRWHARIAFDAVSENPWLRDLASAHGTIINKQKLPAIACGKTESRATTPGARGVLLYPGDVLQFGASSRIFCVEGPENCSRNSALNKLHRSQRTKPPKDTDDPSSLSSIRVNEHRPGEQDHSPTSHEGPPTTLDLEGPPPATHRADWDRLRAIQYKLDNLQQESERIRAKVDLTDGQTRQLERNESRERQLRGDFATLESELIPKLFPSAKPSATKLSTEAQEFLREDEVDDRTCESMDNGTLELDPTGETEQSLTQKWKTMVLLLQANVTDSTRARQRLSLVEEKLSRLLEAGDEESFFVQNDAKIAKESVDKLESESQHISKSMLEVKRLLHVVNPKLYTDETTGYIGTRTQTRLPPPKTDESDISSFLEDESFVMPPPALPQSSPPPQTNVDSSPAIHERREIEDGTLTTMLLPPPPAKKTRVVGPSMPAPYARSKVAPPLGTLAMLSAATSNHAVVAKSRSRGQSKEKSEKDSAIRKAASMEDGNIDVWQAPKDQDGSGRTKLNAKFAGRY; encoded by the coding sequence ATGAGTGGCTACGAAGCTCCCCCATGGGCGGTCAAGCCCTCCGTCTCCTCTGGCTGGAAGCTGATCGAGATCAAAAGCGGAGTGCAAGTCAACGCGTACATACTAGATCAACAGCCCTGTACTCTTCTAGGCCGAGCTGCCGACCAGGTTGATGTTGTGCTCTCTCACGAATCGTGCTCGCGATGGCACGCACGGATCGCCTTTGATGCGGTGAGCGAAAACCCCTGGCTTCGCGATCTCGCCAGTGCCCACGGAACAATCATCAACAAGCAAAAACTCCCGGCAATCGCTTGCGGGAAAACGGAAAGTCGAGCCACAACACCCGGCGCGCGGGGCGTATTGCTTTACCCCGGGGACGTGTTGCAGTTCGGCGCATCCTCGCGCATATTTTGTGTCGAAGGTCCCGAGAACTGTTCGCGTAACAGTGCACTGAATAAGTTACACCGATCTCAGCGTACGAAACCGCCTAAGGATACGGATGACCCCTCCTCTCTTTCCTCCATCCGTGTGAACGAGCATCGTCCTGGGGAGCAGGATCACTCGCCGACATCGCACGAAGGGCCACCCACAACGTTGGATTTGGAGGGACCCCCACCGGCAACGCATCGGGCAGATTGGGATCGATTGCGGGCCATACAGTACAAGCTCGACAACCTACAGCAAGAATCGGAAAGAATACGCGCCAAAGTTGATTTAACGGATGGTCAAACACGCCAACTAGAACGCAACGAAAGTCGGGAGCGACAGCTGAGGGGAGACTTTGCAACGCTCGAATCAGAACTGATCCCCAAACTTTTCCCATCCGCGAAACCCTCGGCCACTAAACTCTCCACCGAAGCTCAAGAGTTTCTACGTGAAGATGAAGTGGACGATCGTACATGCGAATCCATGGACAACGGCACCTTGGAACTCGATCCAACGGGCGAAACTGAGCAATCGTTGACACAAAAGTGGAAAACTATGGTTCTGCTGTTGCAAGCGAATGTAACAGATTCCACTCGTGCAAGGCAAAGGCTCTCCCTCGTCGAGGAGAAATTGTCGCGTTTGTTGGAAGCAGGTGACGAGGAATCCTTTTTTGTCCAAAACGACGCTAAGATCGCCAAAGAATCAGTCGACAAGCTCGAGAGCGAATCCCAGCACATCAGCAAAAGCATGTTGGAAGTTAAGCGGTTGCTTCACGTTGTCAATCCAAAACTTTACACCGACGAAACGACGGGGTACATTGGTACACGGACTCAAACACGACTTCCGCCACCAAAGACCGACGAGAGCGACATAAGTTCATTTCTGGAGGACGAATCCTTCGTCATGCCACCACCTGCTCTCCCGCAGTCGTCACCACCGCCGCAGACGAATGTTGACTCGTCGCCAGCAATCCACGAGAGGCGAGAAATCGAAGACGGTACGCTGACTACCATGCTACTCCCTCCTCCACCCGCCAAAAAAACACGGGTTGTGGGGCCCAGTATGCCGGCTCCATACGCTCGATCGAAAGTCGCGCCGCCATTGGGGACACTGGCGATGCTATCGGCCGCAACAAGCAATCACGCAGTGGTTGCAAAATCGAGAAGCCGAGGACAGTCAAAGGAAAAGTCGGAGAAAGATAGTGCCATTAGAAAAGCTGCATCGATGGAAGACGGCAATATAGATGTTTGGCAAGCGCCGAAAGACCAGGACGGTAGCGGTCGTACGAAATTGAATGCTAAGTTTGCCGGTCGCTACTAG
- a CDS encoding predicted protein, with protein EDPEVIERVRCVIPDAHVFKLPPRQTAGGWRGADWDQEVWQGTLKVVERGALTVILLTDKTTHAIFAVCPVKEGAVDRCVDSSRYFVLRVENAAGRHMFIGLAFNERNDAFDFNTSLEDSRREKEAEANPEEGTDSGPPKDYSMKDGEKIHISVSKV; from the coding sequence GAAGATCCGGAAGTGATCGAACGGGTCCGTTGCGTCATTCCGGATGCGCACGTCTTCAAGTTGCCTCCGCGTCAAACTGCTGGAGGTTGGCGGGGAGCCGATTGGGATCAGGAAGTCTGGCAGGGAACGCTCAAGGTGGTGGAACGTGGTGCGTTGACGGTGATTCTACTCACGGACAAGACCACGCACGCCATCTTTGCCGTCTGTCCCGTCAAGGAAGGAGCCGTGGATCGCTGTGTCGACAGCAGTCGCTACTTTGTCCTGCGAGTGGAGAACGCCGCGGGTCGCCACATGTTCATTGGACTCGCCTTTAACGAGCGGAATGACGCCTTTGACTTCAACACGTCTTTGGAAGACTCTCGGCGAGAGAAAGAAGCCGAGGCGAATCCGGAAGAAGGGACGGACTCGGGACCGCCCAAGGATTACAGCATGAAGGACGGGGAGAAAATTCATATTTCCGTATCCAAGGTG
- a CDS encoding predicted protein, producing the protein MKSVAPVLFVLLPLATAFTGSSSFAGASIGISTAREEQSSLTMEYIPSGMSKEQWRKVKEAEKSKNNGKNLGKTGITTFKSRSFMDWQKSGGKNLFPVDPTKVKSPKDLPYMQRPGGMPDDSDLKKPNPFSNMFSFGGKKKVDEPEPEEKKTNWWTL; encoded by the exons ATGAAGTCTGTTGCTCCCGTCCTTTTCGTACTTCTTCCTTTGGCAACTGCCTTTACCGGATCGTCTTCCTTTGCCGGTGCGTCCATCGGAATTTCGACTGCCAGAGAGGAACAATCCAGCTTGACGATGGAATATATTC CTAGTGGAATGAGCAAAGAACAGTGGCGCAAGGTcaaggaagccgaaaagTCCAAGAACAACGGCAAGAATCTCGGAAAGACTGGCATTACAACCTTCAAGTCCCGGTCTTTTATGGATTGGCAAAAAAGCGGTGGCAAGAATCTTTTCCCAGTGGACCCTACTAAAGTCAAGAGCCCAAAAGACCTTCCTTACAT GCAACGCCCAGGCGGTATGCCCGATGATTCGGACCTGAAAAAACCTAACCCTTTCAGTAACATGTTTAGCTTTGGTGGCAAGAAGAAGGTGGACGAGCCCGaaccggaagaaaagaaaaccAACTGGTGGACTTTGTAA